Proteins encoded within one genomic window of Spiribacter curvatus:
- the ubiK gene encoding ubiquinone biosynthesis accessory factor UbiK, producing the protein MLDPKQFDEMAKRFSENLPSGLRDFQAEVEKNARVALQSTFNRMELVTREEFDAQAKVLARTRERLEAMEARVAALEGNAPMADQSAPDDASE; encoded by the coding sequence ATGCTCGATCCGAAACAGTTCGATGAAATGGCGAAGCGTTTCTCCGAGAACCTGCCCAGCGGGCTGAGGGACTTTCAGGCGGAAGTCGAAAAAAATGCCCGCGTAGCGCTGCAGAGCACCTTCAATCGCATGGAGCTGGTCACCCGCGAGGAGTTCGATGCCCAGGCCAAAGTACTGGCCCGCACCCGCGAGCGGCTTGAGGCCATGGAAGCGCGGGTCGCAGCGCTCGAAGGCAATGCACCGATGGCCGATCAGTCAGCGCCGGACGACGCCAGCGAGTAA
- a CDS encoding YifB family Mg chelatase-like AAA ATPase, whose translation MSLALIQARAAVGIDAPRVDVEVHLGGGLPSLSIVGLPNTAVREARDRVRGALTTSGFEFPRRRITVSLAPADLPKDGARFDLAIALGILVASGQLPRERLDNTVVCAELALSGSLRPVNGTLPVALRCAAAGESLVVANANGAEAALAGGEVYGADHLLDVCRHLTATSFLPAAQPDTPVNPPQPLDLSDVIGQSHARRALEIAAAGGHSLLLSGPPGSGKSLMAARLPGLLPAMNDTEAMESASLHSIAKGQFDPRDWRQRPFRSPHHSASPRALTGGGARPRPGEISLAHHGVLFLDELPEFPREALEALREPLETAEISISRARAQIRFPARFQLVAAMNPCPCGHHGESDHDCRCTPGQIRQYGNRISGPLLDRIDLQINVPRLTATELDQAREGEPTVTVAARVEAARARQIDRDGLAATHLPVNVMRRDAGLDPAGQALMKQATERFAMSARGWHRCWRIARTIADLEGTTAIREHHVAEALSYRERVRSDPPRRPFRPAAG comes from the coding sequence ATGTCACTGGCACTCATTCAGGCCCGCGCCGCCGTCGGGATTGACGCACCGCGCGTGGATGTCGAAGTCCATCTCGGTGGTGGCCTACCCTCGCTATCCATTGTCGGGCTACCCAACACGGCCGTGCGCGAGGCGCGGGACCGCGTCCGTGGGGCGCTGACCACCAGCGGTTTCGAGTTTCCCCGCCGGCGCATCACCGTCAGCCTCGCCCCCGCCGATCTGCCCAAGGACGGTGCCCGCTTCGATCTGGCGATCGCACTGGGCATACTCGTGGCATCCGGCCAACTGCCCCGTGAGCGGCTCGACAATACCGTGGTCTGCGCCGAACTCGCCCTGTCCGGCAGTCTCCGACCGGTCAACGGCACGCTGCCGGTGGCGTTGCGCTGCGCGGCGGCGGGGGAATCGCTGGTCGTCGCGAACGCCAATGGCGCCGAGGCGGCACTGGCCGGCGGTGAGGTATATGGTGCCGATCATCTGCTCGACGTGTGCCGCCATCTCACCGCTACCTCCTTCCTGCCGGCGGCCCAACCGGATACGCCTGTCAATCCGCCTCAGCCACTCGATCTGAGTGATGTCATCGGTCAGTCCCACGCCCGGCGCGCCCTGGAAATCGCGGCAGCCGGTGGGCACAGTCTGCTGTTATCGGGACCACCGGGCAGCGGCAAGAGCCTGATGGCCGCCCGATTGCCGGGGCTGCTGCCGGCGATGAACGATACCGAGGCCATGGAATCAGCATCACTGCACTCCATTGCCAAGGGGCAGTTCGATCCCCGCGACTGGCGTCAGCGGCCGTTCCGAAGCCCACATCACAGCGCCTCGCCTCGGGCACTGACAGGCGGCGGCGCCCGTCCGCGGCCCGGCGAGATATCACTGGCCCACCACGGCGTCCTGTTCCTCGATGAGCTCCCCGAGTTCCCGCGCGAGGCGCTGGAGGCCCTGCGAGAACCGCTGGAGACCGCGGAGATCAGTATCTCCCGCGCCAGGGCCCAGATCCGCTTTCCTGCGCGTTTCCAGCTCGTTGCGGCCATGAACCCCTGCCCCTGCGGCCATCACGGCGAGTCCGACCACGATTGCCGCTGCACACCCGGCCAGATCCGCCAGTACGGCAACCGCATCAGCGGACCACTCCTCGATCGCATCGACCTGCAGATCAACGTCCCACGGCTGACCGCCACCGAACTCGACCAGGCCCGAGAGGGCGAGCCAACGGTCACGGTAGCGGCCCGGGTCGAGGCCGCACGCGCCCGACAGATCGATCGTGACGGTCTCGCCGCTACCCATCTCCCGGTCAACGTCATGCGTCGCGATGCCGGTCTGGACCCGGCTGGCCAGGCCCTGATGAAACAGGCGACAGAGCGTTTCGCGATGTCCGCGCGCGGATGGCATCGATGCTGGCGGATTGCCCGGACCATCGCCGATCTGGAGGGCACCACGGCGATCCGGGAACACCATGTCGCCGAGGCGTTGTCTTATCGGGAGCGGGTCCGATCTGACCCCCCGCGGAGACCGTTCCGCCCTGCAGCAGGTTAG